Genomic DNA from Alphaproteobacteria bacterium RIFCSPHIGHO2_01_FULL_41_14:
CCGCAGGTTGGAGGGGTTGACTCACTTTCATTTATCTACTTCATCTGTTTTTTCATCCTTTTTCTTGCCAAAGAAGACTTTTTCTAACCAGTGGATGGTATAATCCCCTTTTTTCATGTCTTTGTTTACCACTAGCTTACGATGAAGAGGCAAGGTAGTCTCAATCCCCCCAATCACGAATTCTGACAAAGCGCCCTTCAAACGGCTGAGGCAATCTTCCCGATCTTTGCCATGAACGATGAGTTTAGCCGCTAAACTGTCATAGTAAGGCGGGATTTTATACCCCCCATACAAAGCACTATCCACCCGCACCCCAAAGCCTCCGGGCACATGGTAATGGGTGACGGTTCCAGGAGAAGGCATAAATGTTTCTGGATTTTCTGCGTTCACACGGCATTCAATGGCGTGTCCCCTCAGTTTCACATCTTCTTGGGTAAATCCTAAGGGTTCGCCCGCGGCAACTCGAATTTGGTTTTGTACCAAATCGAGCCCCGTAATCATTTCTGTGACGGGATGCTCCACTTGAACCCGCGTGTTCATCTCAATGAAATAAAATTGGCTATTCTCATACAGGAATTCTACGGTGCCTAACCCTTGGTACCCCAGTTTTTTCATGGCGGCTACGACAGTTTCTCCAATAGCTGCTCGCTCAGCAGGGGTGATAGCAGGAGAGGGGGCTTCTTCCCATAATTTCTGGTGTCGGCGTTGGATGGAACAATCCCGTTCGCCCAGATGCACCACGTTGCCGTAATGATCCGCTAGAATCTGAATTTCAATGTGACGGGGTTTTTCCAAATATTTTTCAATGAAAACCTGATCGTCCCCAAAATTTGCTTTGGCCTCAAGGCGCGCGAGCCGATGGCCTTCCACCAATTGGATATCATCATAGGCAATCTGCATGCCCTTCCCGCCACCACCGGAGGTTGCTTTAATTAAAACAGGGTACCCCATACTGTGTGCGATTTCTAAAGCTTGTTCTTCCGTATCCACCGCCCCATCAGATCCTGGCACAACGGGAATCCCCAGCTCTTGCACCGTGCGTTTACCCATGATTTTGTCGCCCATGAGCATAATGTGTTCGGGAGAGGGACCAATGAATGTCATCCCATGTTCACGCACCATACGGGCAAAGACGGCATTTTCAGAAAAGAATCCGTAGCCTGGATGAATGGCGTCTGCCCCTGTTATTTCTGCTGCCGCCAAAAGGCGAGACATGTTCAGGTAGCTATCCTTGCTGGGAGCAGATCCAATACATACCCTCTCGTCCGCCAACCGCACATATTTGGCCTCCGTATCTGCTTTGGAATGGACCACCACCGTTTTAATACCCATTTCGCGACAGGCACGCAAAATGCGCAAGGCGATTTCTCCCCGATTAGCAATCAAAACTTTTTTAAACATGGCCAAACTCTTGTTTGTTATTCAATGATCAGCAAGGGTTCATCGAACTCGACGGGGTGAGTGTCTTCCACCAAAATATGGGTTATTTTGCCAGATTTGGGAGCCTTTAAGGGATTCATCACCTTCATGGCCTCAATAATCATAATGGTCTGACCCGCTGTAACTGTGGCACCCACCGTAACAAAGGGAGGATCTCCGGGCTTGGGGGATAAGTAAACTGTTCCCACCATGGGAGATTTCATCGTGCCAGGGTGAGCATCAAGATTCGCCGAAGCAACCGCCGCTGGCTCAGCAGAGGCTTGTGAAGCGCTCCCAACCATATGAGATAGGGGATGATGGTATCCAACCGGGCCTTGATGGCGTGCCACCCGAATACGACAGCCTTCAGATTCATATTCAATTTCGGAAAGATCTGTGTCTTTAAGTAAGTCAGACAGCTGGCGCACAGCCGCAGAGTCTATCTTCATTTTAGGAGAGTTTTGTTTTGGTTTTTGAGTCTTTTTCGACGCCATATATTCATCACTTTCTTTATACCAACACCACTCATTTTATAGCGAATAGAATGAAAAAAAGCAATGAATTTCTACACATGAACTAAACCAACTCTGAACCAGAAGATGGAGTTTCTGGCGAATAAACATCTTCGGGATAGTCAAAGGCAGGAGACGCTAAACTAGAAAAACGCACCACATTTCCAACAGACTTTATATTATGGATCACACCCGGCACGATGGTGATACTCTCAAGAGGGCCCAACAGAAGAGGCTCTTTTTCAGTGGTCAGAACTTCAAGATACCCTTCTAAAACAGTAATTAAATGACTTTGAATCTTATGATAGTGAGGAGTCATAGGCCCAGACAAATCAAAAATCTCTAATTTGAAAGGCTGCCCAGCACTCACCGGGACAACTTCATAAATACTCAAACCAGGGCGACTTATTTTTGGGAAATTCCCAGACAGTGGTTTCAAAGAAATGATTGTTGCTTCCATTTGGCCTCTCCCTTTTATTTTTCATAAACATGCTACAGTGTTTCTTTCTATCTTTTCGAG
This window encodes:
- a CDS encoding acetyl-CoA carboxylase biotin carboxylase subunit; translated protein: MFKKVLIANRGEIALRILRACREMGIKTVVVHSKADTEAKYVRLADERVCIGSAPSKDSYLNMSRLLAAAEITGADAIHPGYGFFSENAVFARMVREHGMTFIGPSPEHIMLMGDKIMGKRTVQELGIPVVPGSDGAVDTEEQALEIAHSMGYPVLIKATSGGGGKGMQIAYDDIQLVEGHRLARLEAKANFGDDQVFIEKYLEKPRHIEIQILADHYGNVVHLGERDCSIQRRHQKLWEEAPSPAITPAERAAIGETVVAAMKKLGYQGLGTVEFLYENSQFYFIEMNTRVQVEHPVTEMITGLDLVQNQIRVAAGEPLGFTQEDVKLRGHAIECRVNAENPETFMPSPGTVTHYHVPGGFGVRVDSALYGGYKIPPYYDSLAAKLIVHGKDREDCLSRLKGALSEFVIGGIETTLPLHRKLVVNKDMKKGDYTIHWLEKVFFGKKKDEKTDEVDK
- a CDS encoding acetyl-CoA carboxylase, biotin carboxyl carrier protein, producing MKIDSAAVRQLSDLLKDTDLSEIEYESEGCRIRVARHQGPVGYHHPLSHMVGSASQASAEPAAVASANLDAHPGTMKSPMVGTVYLSPKPGDPPFVTVGATVTAGQTIMIIEAMKVMNPLKAPKSGKITHILVEDTHPVEFDEPLLIIE